The Streptomyces phaeolivaceus genome has a window encoding:
- a CDS encoding RRQRL motif-containing zinc-binding protein: MGAIPVYVWRLAPDRLATRRQLRAQGLRPGGQDVVAQIERPRRRRPPLVAYLYEIEQAKPVRPMTPAKWAALDKANAARRTCPQCRTDAGYVIPSSLGVCVPCAYPEDEQRAA; the protein is encoded by the coding sequence ATGGGCGCGATACCGGTCTACGTCTGGCGTCTGGCGCCGGACAGGTTGGCCACCCGCCGTCAGCTCCGCGCGCAGGGGCTGCGGCCGGGTGGTCAGGACGTGGTGGCGCAGATCGAACGCCCCCGCCGTCGCCGTCCCCCGCTGGTCGCCTACCTCTACGAGATCGAGCAGGCCAAGCCGGTGCGGCCGATGACGCCGGCGAAGTGGGCGGCGCTGGACAAGGCGAATGCCGCCCGCCGTACCTGCCCGCAGTGCCGCACCGACGCCGGTTACGTCATCCCCAGCTCGCTGGGGGTGTGCGTGCCGTGCGCCTACCCGGAAGACGAACAGCGCGCCGCGTGA
- a CDS encoding DUF2637 domain-containing protein — translation MNSVQIRSAERALSVGTWLIVAGAMLYSVLTVTPLMAAHTPPAWVWTAPILPVVVDAAVVIVVRLDSILARLGGHGGRWSVALRWMTGGMTLALNVADSALKKDLVGVAVHAVAPLLLIVTAETSLAYRRAITTAVTELETRRQAETERREQVAREREEARLRQVREEREHAAVMAREQREHEAALARETAERAERERREEREHQAAREVAERVERERREQVREQREQEREHAERIRERREREREHEAARQAEADRREREEAARREHAALLDGPPVNTKVDEDRARRIVAAAVAEGVSVRRAADLCGWSVGWVSARFAELRDPGTGGAELSIATG, via the coding sequence GTGAACAGTGTTCAGATCCGTTCAGCGGAGCGGGCGCTGTCGGTGGGCACGTGGCTGATCGTGGCCGGGGCCATGCTGTACTCGGTCCTCACCGTGACCCCGCTGATGGCCGCGCACACTCCGCCCGCGTGGGTGTGGACGGCACCGATCCTGCCCGTCGTCGTGGACGCTGCGGTCGTGATCGTCGTGCGCCTGGACTCGATCCTGGCCCGGCTGGGTGGGCATGGGGGCCGGTGGTCGGTGGCGCTGCGGTGGATGACCGGCGGGATGACTCTCGCGCTGAACGTCGCCGACTCCGCGTTGAAGAAAGACCTGGTCGGGGTGGCGGTCCACGCGGTCGCTCCGCTGTTGCTGATCGTCACGGCGGAGACCAGCCTCGCCTACCGCCGGGCCATCACCACCGCCGTCACAGAGCTGGAGACCCGCCGGCAGGCGGAGACCGAGCGGCGCGAGCAGGTGGCGCGGGAGCGGGAGGAGGCCCGGCTGCGGCAGGTGCGTGAGGAGCGCGAGCACGCCGCCGTGATGGCGCGTGAACAGCGTGAACATGAGGCCGCTCTCGCCCGCGAGACGGCCGAACGCGCCGAACGCGAGCGTCGGGAGGAACGCGAACACCAGGCCGCCCGCGAGGTGGCGGAGCGGGTGGAGCGCGAGCGCCGTGAACAGGTCCGTGAACAGCGTGAGCAGGAGCGTGAACACGCCGAGCGGATCCGTGAACGCCGTGAACGCGAGCGTGAACACGAGGCTGCCCGGCAGGCGGAAGCCGACCGCCGGGAGCGCGAGGAAGCGGCCCGCCGTGAACACGCCGCGCTGCTGGACGGCCCACCCGTGAACACCAAGGTGGACGAGGACCGCGCCCGGCGGATCGTCGCCGCCGCCGTGGCCGAGGGTGTGTCCGTGCGGCGGGCGGCGGACCTGTGCGGCTGGTCGGTCGGCTGGGTCTCCGCCCGGTTCGCCGAACTGCGCGACCCCGGCACCGGCGGCGCTGAACTGTCGATCGCGACCGGCTGA
- a CDS encoding DUF6284 family protein produces MKHIGAVQVAVTRDEFDGGPTAAELDAIEGEMPLIEAEVELLDVRISLLDRPVTALDGRRLRRARRKVLAVRRDLTNQAVAGTDVAA; encoded by the coding sequence ATGAAGCACATCGGTGCTGTTCAGGTAGCTGTTACCCGTGACGAGTTCGACGGCGGTCCGACGGCTGCCGAGTTGGACGCGATCGAGGGTGAGATGCCGCTGATCGAGGCGGAGGTCGAGTTGCTGGACGTGCGGATCAGCCTGCTCGACCGGCCGGTCACCGCGCTGGACGGTCGCCGTCTGCGGCGGGCGCGGCGCAAGGTGCTCGCTGTCCGCCGTGACCTGACCAACCAGGCCGTGGCCGGGACGGACGTGGCCGCGTGA